One Candidatus Bipolaricaulota bacterium DNA window includes the following coding sequences:
- the gcvH gene encoding glycine cleavage system protein GcvH, translating into MAYPTEYRYTEQHEWIHLEGNRAKVGITEYAQGELGDIVYVELPEVGKKVGKGETLATVESVKSVSDVYAPVAGEVVEVNGALESAPETINNDPHGAGWIAVLEIADPKEVDSLLDAAAYEKLIASE; encoded by the coding sequence ATGGCATATCCAACGGAGTATCGATATACCGAACAGCATGAGTGGATCCACCTCGAGGGGAATCGGGCGAAGGTGGGGATCACCGAGTACGCCCAGGGCGAGCTGGGGGACATCGTCTACGTCGAACTTCCCGAGGTGGGAAAGAAGGTCGGCAAGGGGGAAACCCTGGCGACCGTGGAGTCGGTGAAGTCGGTGAGCGACGTGTACGCCCCGGTCGCCGGCGAGGTGGTGGAGGTGAACGGGGCGCTTGAATCCGCCCCGGAGACGATCAATAACGACCCGCACGGTGCGGGATGGATCGCCGTCCTCGAGATCGCCGATCCCAAGGAGGTCGATTCCCTCCTCGACGCGGCTGCCTACGAAAAGTTAATCGCGTCGGAGTAG